One genomic region from Lycorma delicatula isolate Av1 chromosome 9, ASM4794821v1, whole genome shotgun sequence encodes:
- the LOC142330656 gene encoding uncharacterized protein LOC142330656, translating into MKISQLNTNRFRQSVDLTWELTFRNNVEIILLSEPNRGAVTGPTWVIDRCMDAAIGFPVARVPVAGNGNGSGFVWADLVDVVLISCYHSPNTTTEDFVGFLDALEKVVRQHRGRNILMAGDFNAKSPEFGGNVRNIRGNLLAD; encoded by the coding sequence atgaagatatcgCAATTAAATACTAACCGGTTTAGACAGTCCGTTGATTTGACATGGGAATTAACGTTCAGAAATAATGTAGAGATTATCCTGCTTTCCGAACCAAATCGAGGGGCTGTGACTGGACCCACATGGGTCATTGACAGATGTATGGATGCCGCTATTGGTTTTCCGGTGGCCCGGGTTCCGGTGGCTGGAAATGGTAACGGCTCTGGTTTTGTTTGGGCGGATTTGGTGGATGTGGTATTGATTTCTTGTTACCACTCCCCAAATACTACAACTGAAGATTTTGTTGGATTTCTGGATGCTTTAGAAAAAGTGGTTCGTCAGCACAGAGGCAGAAATATTCTTATGGCCGGTGATTTCAACGCAAAGTCACCGGAATTCGGGGGTAATGTGCGTAATATACGTGGTAATTTACTGGCAGATTAA